In the genome of Senegalia massiliensis, one region contains:
- a CDS encoding TetR/AcrR family transcriptional regulator — METILEKIDIEKRDRIINSALEEFSKNNFEKASTNNIVKRAQISKGLLYHYFGTKQKLYEFLKEFSIKKTIENIESNINWDEKDFLLRLKQVGIIKLKMSDRYPYLFNFFSRIFENASVEDMKKLSDKYSLGLIDKIYTQNIDFSLFRDDIDKQKAFTIINWTFEKYGEQKILEIRNSNEKINYKIIEKEVDEYIEIFRKSFYK; from the coding sequence ATGGAAACAATATTAGAGAAAATTGATATAGAAAAAAGAGATAGAATAATAAATAGCGCATTAGAAGAGTTTAGTAAGAACAATTTTGAAAAGGCTTCAACAAATAATATTGTAAAGAGAGCTCAAATATCTAAAGGATTACTATATCATTATTTTGGAACAAAACAAAAACTTTATGAATTTTTAAAAGAATTTAGCATAAAAAAAACAATAGAGAATATAGAAAGTAACATTAATTGGGATGAAAAAGATTTTTTATTAAGATTAAAACAAGTTGGAATCATAAAGCTTAAAATGAGTGATAGATATCCTTATTTGTTTAATTTTTTTTCAAGAATATTTGAAAATGCATCAGTTGAAGACATGAAAAAATTAAGTGATAAATATTCTTTAGGTTTAATAGATAAGATATATACTCAAAATATTGATTTTTCTTTATTTAGAGATGATATTGATAAACAAAAGGCTTTTACTATAATAAATTGGACATTTGAAAAATATGGTGAGCAAAAAATTTTAGAGATTAGAAATTCTAATGAAAAAATAAATTATAAAATCATTGAAAAGGAAGTAGATGAATATATTGAAATATTTAGAAAATCTTTTTATAAATAA
- a CDS encoding ABC transporter permease, producing the protein MKLWHSFLKEMKLAFRGFYIYIEIFIAILLLVIVLTVVPENFSSKSEEYIYLNLPDNIRENYIGGIKQLDLDNKKEVKKIGIDDKEIEADIYETSDKEIYILNSEQQIRDISEKDQKFGVVVNMKDNKLHYEYYIQGYEKEKLKNLYLISNVENTEALRESIDNQDIRPLSIGEEKLTDRENLLPTFLTFNGSLMGLFIIAAYVFLDKDEGVIKAYAVTASSVKEYLLSKTMVLLLTTLVTSLIMVIPVMGLRANYFLMILFLIATTLFSSSLGLLIASFYDNIMQAFGTIYIIIIILILPAIANMIPSWNPGWMKFFPTYHMIAVFKEIILENQDIRYVLLASLGFLLLGIVLFTLANRRYKSTLTV; encoded by the coding sequence ATGAAATTATGGCATAGCTTTCTAAAGGAAATGAAGTTAGCTTTTCGTGGGTTTTATATTTATATAGAAATTTTCATAGCAATATTACTTCTTGTAATAGTTCTAACAGTAGTGCCTGAAAATTTTAGTTCAAAGAGTGAAGAGTATATTTATTTAAATTTACCTGATAACATAAGAGAGAATTATATAGGTGGTATAAAACAATTAGATTTAGATAATAAAAAGGAAGTAAAAAAGATTGGAATAGATGATAAGGAAATAGAGGCAGATATTTATGAAACTAGCGATAAAGAAATATATATATTAAATAGTGAACAACAAATCAGAGATATATCAGAAAAGGACCAAAAATTTGGTGTGGTAGTTAATATGAAAGACAATAAACTACATTATGAATATTATATTCAAGGTTATGAAAAAGAAAAACTTAAAAATTTATATCTAATAAGCAATGTAGAAAACACAGAGGCTTTAAGAGAAAGTATAGATAATCAAGATATCAGACCTTTATCTATAGGTGAAGAAAAATTAACTGATAGAGAAAATTTACTTCCTACATTTTTAACTTTTAATGGAAGTTTAATGGGACTTTTTATAATAGCAGCATATGTATTTCTAGATAAAGATGAAGGTGTAATAAAAGCTTATGCAGTTACAGCATCTAGTGTAAAAGAGTATCTTTTAAGTAAGACAATGGTCCTTTTATTAACTACTTTAGTGACTAGTTTAATAATGGTTATACCTGTTATGGGTTTAAGAGCAAATTATTTTTTAATGATATTATTTTTAATAGCAACAACATTATTTTCCTCATCATTAGGGTTATTAATAGCAAGCTTTTATGATAATATAATGCAAGCATTTGGTACTATTTATATAATTATTATAATATTAATATTACCAGCTATTGCTAATATGATACCTTCTTGGAATCCAGGTTGGATGAAATTTTTTCCTACTTATCATATGATAGCAGTTTTTAAAGAGATTATTTTAGAGAATCAAGATATAAGATATGTATTGTTAGCTTCTTTAGGTTTCTTATTATTAGGTATAGTATTATTTACACTAGCTAATAGAAGATATAAATCTACGCTTACAGTTTAA
- a CDS encoding NAD(P)/FAD-dependent oxidoreductase — protein sequence MGKHYGNLQRIVGGIRKYAITPDIPGGFITVEKLEKITRVAKKYNGIIKLTSGQRILITNLFEEDLPAIWEELDMEPAVLSQNSVKNVEMCPAGFCKRMKYNTIGLGMKLYRKYQKQDMPCRTKIGVAGCRNACGSVYSKDIGVMTDFNGLLTLTAGGSGGFNPRMADIIKKDLTENEILDLIDKLFIYYKDNAEMGEKLGFMIDRIGIEKFKKDLNNM from the coding sequence ATGGGAAAACATTATGGTAACTTACAAAGAATTGTAGGTGGAATAAGAAAATATGCAATTACTCCAGATATTCCAGGTGGGTTTATAACTGTAGAGAAATTAGAGAAGATAACACGTGTTGCTAAAAAATATAATGGGATAATTAAGCTTACTTCAGGTCAAAGAATACTTATAACAAATTTATTTGAAGAAGACTTACCTGCTATTTGGGAAGAACTTGATATGGAACCAGCAGTTTTATCTCAAAATTCAGTAAAAAATGTAGAAATGTGTCCAGCAGGGTTTTGTAAGAGAATGAAATATAATACAATTGGTCTTGGAATGAAATTATATAGAAAATACCAAAAGCAGGATATGCCTTGTAGGACAAAGATAGGTGTAGCAGGCTGTAGAAATGCATGTGGAAGTGTTTATAGTAAAGATATAGGAGTAATGACAGATTTTAATGGTTTACTTACTCTCACTGCAGGTGGATCTGGTGGATTTAACCCAAGAATGGCAGACATAATAAAAAAAGATTTGACAGAAAATGAAATTTTAGATTTAATTGATAAATTATTCATTTATTATAAAGATAATGCTGAGATGGGTGAAAAATTGGGTTTTATGATAGATAGAATAGGTATTGAAAAATTTAAGAAAGATCTGAATAATATGTAA
- a CDS encoding YwbE family protein, producing MNGTIRDNVKKGIKVKVVQKQDQKTGKLTEGIVKDILTNSRKHHHGIKVRLESGIVGRIKEIL from the coding sequence ATGAATGGTACCATAAGAGACAATGTAAAAAAAGGAATAAAAGTAAAGGTTGTTCAAAAACAAGATCAAAAAACTGGAAAACTTACTGAAGGAATTGTAAAAGATATTTTAACTAATTCAAGAAAACATCATCATGGTATAAAAGTAAGATTAGAAAGTGGTATTGTAGGTAGAATAAAAGAAATATTATAG
- the fba gene encoding class II fructose-1,6-bisphosphate aldolase: MLVTVDDMLKKAHKEGYAVGHFNINNLEWTKAVLLTAQENSSPVILGVSEGAGKYMGGFKTVVGMVNGMLEELNITVPVALHLDHGSYEGAQKAMDAGFSSVMFDGSHYDIDENIEKTKEIIRIAQSKGISVEAEVGSIGGEEDGVIGSGEVADPNECKTIADLGVSILAAGIGNIHGKYPENWKGLDFDVLKQIDDITNDVPLVLHGGTGIPEDMVKKAISLGVAKINVNTECQWAFAAETRKYIEEGKDLEGKGFDPRKLLAPGTEAVKEIVKEKMELFGSINKA, encoded by the coding sequence ATGTTAGTTACAGTAGATGATATGTTGAAAAAAGCACATAAGGAAGGATATGCTGTAGGACACTTTAATATAAATAATTTAGAGTGGACTAAGGCTGTATTACTTACAGCACAAGAAAATAGTTCTCCAGTAATTTTAGGTGTATCTGAAGGTGCAGGAAAATATATGGGGGGATTTAAAACTGTAGTAGGTATGGTAAATGGTATGCTTGAAGAGTTAAATATAACTGTTCCTGTAGCACTTCACTTAGATCATGGTAGCTATGAAGGTGCACAAAAAGCTATGGATGCTGGATTTTCATCTGTAATGTTTGATGGTTCTCATTATGATATAGATGAAAATATAGAAAAAACAAAAGAAATTATAAGAATTGCACAATCTAAAGGAATTTCAGTTGAAGCAGAAGTAGGTTCAATTGGTGGTGAAGAAGATGGTGTTATAGGTTCTGGTGAAGTAGCTGATCCTAATGAATGTAAAACTATTGCTGACTTAGGTGTATCTATACTTGCGGCTGGAATTGGTAATATACATGGTAAATATCCTGAAAATTGGAAAGGTCTAGATTTCGATGTATTAAAACAAATTGATGATATTACAAATGATGTTCCTTTAGTATTACATGGTGGAACAGGTATTCCTGAAGATATGGTTAAAAAGGCTATAAGTCTTGGAGTTGCAAAAATAAACGTAAATACTGAATGTCAATGGGCATTTGCAGCTGAAACTCGTAAATATATTGAAGAAGGAAAAGATTTAGAAGGTAAAGGATTTGATCCTAGAAAACTTCTCGCTCCTGGTACAGAAGCTGTTAAAGAAATAGTAAAAGAAAAAATGGAGCTTTTTGGTTCAATAAATAAAGCTTAA
- a CDS encoding ABC transporter ATP-binding protein → MISVKNLYHSYNKDDNYSVKNVSFNVDKGEIFGFLGPSGAGKSTTQGILTGLLQLQKGEVEVAGYDIKNISSKMFNKIGMSFEQSNVYSKLTAKENLDFYSKLFDVKTVDSMKLLKLVGLDGKENIRAGDFSKGMKHRLTFARSMINNPELWFLDEPTTGLDPAIASNIKDIIKQKNKEGVTIFLTTHNMFIADELCDRVAFIVDGEIKLIDSPKNLKLQYGEKLVEVEYIKEKEIITETFSTILDKDKNSIKNIIENYQIQTMHTKEATLEEIFIKVTGRELK, encoded by the coding sequence TTGATTAGTGTAAAAAATTTATATCATTCATACAATAAAGATGATAATTATTCAGTAAAGAATGTAAGTTTTAATGTGGATAAAGGTGAAATATTTGGATTTTTAGGTCCATCTGGAGCAGGAAAATCAACTACTCAAGGTATTCTTACAGGACTTTTACAATTACAAAAAGGTGAAGTTGAAGTTGCAGGATACGATATAAAGAATATTTCATCAAAAATGTTTAATAAAATAGGAATGAGTTTTGAACAATCAAATGTATATAGTAAACTTACAGCAAAAGAAAATCTAGACTTTTATAGTAAATTATTTGACGTAAAAACTGTAGATAGTATGAAATTACTTAAACTAGTAGGATTAGACGGTAAAGAAAATATTAGAGCAGGAGATTTTTCAAAGGGAATGAAACATAGATTAACATTTGCAAGATCTATGATAAATAATCCTGAACTTTGGTTTTTAGATGAGCCTACAACTGGCCTTGATCCTGCTATAGCTTCAAATATAAAAGATATTATAAAGCAAAAAAACAAAGAAGGAGTTACAATATTTTTAACTACTCATAATATGTTTATAGCAGATGAGCTTTGTGATAGAGTAGCATTTATTGTAGACGGTGAAATAAAATTAATAGATTCACCTAAAAACTTAAAATTACAATATGGAGAAAAACTTGTAGAAGTTGAATATATAAAAGAAAAAGAGATAATCACAGAAACTTTTTCAACTATTTTAGATAAAGATAAAAATTCTATTAAAAATATAATTGAAAATTATCAAATACAAACAATGCATACAAAAGAAGCTACACTTGAAGAAATCTTTATAAAAGTTACAGGAAGGGAGCTAAAGTAA
- a CDS encoding ABC transporter permease, with protein MIKKIWNIFKRDLKVNKRNFLSLYLILFPIIIAIGINIFAPGIEDTTVNLALLKEQNESQIRFFKDFANVETFKTKEDIEKRVRERDNIIGIIPDGNDYYIMPEGDEPQELIDLAKTLNSLYELDVNIEDTNVELIDLGKEVPPLKQTLVNGVLLLIAVLGGMLISFNIVEEKTDNTTSAINVTPTTRNQFILGKSIIGISFVIFGSLSVVLITGFTDINYLQLLTMILVGSIISLLLGFIQGINNSDVMSAAASIKVLFLPLIGSVLAIELLSDKWQNFFYWIPFYWSYKGNKLVLSGTGNWSQILIYSAIVLIISFVVYLALHKKIRKGLE; from the coding sequence ATGATTAAGAAAATATGGAATATCTTTAAACGAGATTTAAAAGTTAATAAAAGGAATTTTTTATCACTATATTTAATATTATTTCCTATAATAATAGCAATAGGAATAAACATATTTGCTCCAGGGATAGAAGATACTACTGTAAATTTAGCTCTTTTAAAAGAACAAAATGAAAGTCAAATTAGATTCTTTAAAGACTTTGCAAATGTAGAAACCTTTAAAACAAAAGAGGATATAGAAAAAAGAGTACGTGAAAGGGACAATATAATTGGTATAATTCCTGATGGTAACGACTATTATATAATGCCAGAAGGAGATGAGCCACAAGAATTAATAGATCTTGCTAAAACATTAAATTCTCTTTATGAATTAGATGTAAATATAGAAGATACAAATGTAGAATTAATTGATTTAGGAAAAGAAGTTCCACCATTAAAACAAACTTTAGTAAACGGAGTGTTGCTTTTAATTGCAGTTCTCGGTGGTATGTTAATATCTTTTAATATAGTAGAAGAAAAAACAGATAATACAACAAGTGCCATAAATGTAACCCCTACCACAAGGAATCAATTTATTTTAGGTAAAAGTATAATCGGTATATCTTTTGTAATATTTGGTTCTCTTTCAGTGGTTTTAATTACAGGATTTACTGATATTAATTATTTGCAATTGTTAACAATGATTTTAGTAGGTTCAATTATAAGCTTACTTTTAGGTTTTATTCAAGGTATCAATAATAGTGATGTAATGAGTGCAGCAGCAAGTATAAAAGTACTGTTTTTACCACTGATAGGTTCAGTATTAGCTATAGAATTATTATCAGATAAATGGCAGAATTTTTTTTACTGGATACCATTTTATTGGTCTTATAAAGGAAATAAACTAGTTTTAAGTGGAACAGGTAATTGGTCACAAATATTGATTTATTCTGCTATAGTCTTAATTATTTCTTTTGTAGTATATTTAGCTCTTCATAAAAAAATAAGGAAAGGGCTTGAATAA